ATGAAGTTCTTGCTGCCGAAAATTCAGACGCGATTGATAGTGCAGTTGAATTAATGCACACAAATTATGTGAACATCGAAAAGATTTTTGACTAAAAAAAAGATGCTGCTGTCACCCACCGGTAGGTGACAGCAATAAAGCAAATCAGTTGAACGAACCTTTAACAAGAATAGCTGTTTGCTGTGCTACGTTTTGATTGTACTCAAACGAAAGTTTCTTGTGATTGACTAAATCTATAATTGTTCCTATCAGACAAATTCCGCCTGTAAGTAGAAAAAGTAATCCCATTCCGACTTGGTTCAGCATGAAGCGCTGAACGCCTGCAATTCCAATAAAACCAAGAAGCGTTAGA
The DNA window shown above is from Ignavibacteria bacterium and carries:
- a CDS encoding TM2 domain-containing protein; its protein translation is MPNIFQLLPELEGEEMVFVQGLIRDLNDNQAMQFANMYRARRKDPQTILLLTLLGFIGIAGVQRFMLNQVGMGLLFLLTGGICLIGTIIDLVNHKKLSFEYNQNVAQQTAILVKGSFN